One Glycine max cultivar Williams 82 chromosome 6, Glycine_max_v4.0, whole genome shotgun sequence DNA segment encodes these proteins:
- the LOC100784072 gene encoding alpha-galactosidase 3 yields the protein MTKQKIRNALLVHLVILFFFSTSVVSARVVSLLQNYGNPIFRSNFHSIYDTSKYGVFQLSNGLGKTPQMGWNSWNFFACNINEMVIKETADALVSTGLADLGYVYVNIDDCWSSVTRNLKGQLVPDHKTFPSGIKALADYVHGKGLKLGIYSDAGVFTCQVRPGSIFHETDDADLFASWGVDYLKYDNCYNLGIPPKERYPPMRDALNATGQKIFYSLCEWGVEDPALWADKVGNSWRTTGDINDSWASMTTIADLNDKWAAYAGPGGWNDPDMLEVGNGGMTYQEYRAHFSIWALAKAPLLIGCDVRNLTAETLEILSNKEVIAINQDSLGVQGRKVQVSGADGCRQVWAGPLSGNRLAVALWNRCSKVATITASWEALGLESGVHVSVRDLWQHKVVTGDAVSSFSARVDIHDCQLYIFAPFTVSHSVE from the exons ATGACGAAGCAGAAAATTCGCAACGCTCTTTTGGTGCACTTGGtgattctcttcttcttttctacatcggttgtttCAGCGAGAGTTGTGTCTCTCTTGCAGAACTACGGGAACCCGATTTTCAGATCAAATTTTCATTCTATTTACGACACTTCCAAGTACGGTGTGTTTCAACTGAGTAACGGGTTGGGTAAAACGCCTCAGATGGG atGGAATAGCTGGAACTTCTTTGCATGCAATATCAATGAAATGGTCATTAAGGAAACGG CTGATGCACTGGTATCAACGGGGTTGGCTGATTTAGGTTATGTGTATGTCAACATAG ATGATTGCTGGTCTTCTGTGACAAGAAATCTGAAG GGTCAACTGGTTCCTGATCATAAGACATTTCCATCTGGAATCAAAGCTCTAGCAGATTATGTACATGGAAAGGGACTCAAGCTTGGCATATATTCTGATGCTGG GGTTTTTACATGTCAAGTCCGGCCAGGATCAATTTTCCATGAAACAGATGATGCAGATTTATTTGCCTCTTGG GGTGTAGATTATTTGAAGTATGACAATTGTTACAATCTGGGCATCCCTCCAAAAGAACG ATATCCGCCTATGCGTGATGCTCTCAATGCGACTGGGCAGAAGATTTTCTATTCACTCTGTGAATG GGGCGTTGAGGACCCTGCTTTGTGGGCAGACAAGGTTGGTAACAGTTGGCGCACAACTGGAGACATCAATGATTCATGGGCAAG CATGACAACCATTGCTGATCTTAATGATAAGTGGGCTGCATATGCTGGGCCTGGAGGATGGAATG ACCCAGATATGTTGGAAGTTGGCAATGGAGGCATGACTTACCAGGAATATCGTGCTCACTTCAGCATCTGGGCTTTAGCAAAG GCTCCTCTATTGATTGGCTGTGATGTAAGAAATTTGACTGCTGAAACACTTGAGATTTTGAGCAATAAAGAAGTCATTGCCATCAATCAAG ACTCTCTTGGAGTCCAGGGAAGGAAAGTTCAAGTTTCTGGAGCAGATGGTTGCAGACAG GTTTGGGCAGGTCCTTTGTCAGGAAACCGATTGGCTGTTGCTCTTTGGAATCGGTGCTCAAAAGTAGCTACTATAACAGCTTCATGGGAAGCACTTGGGCTTGAATCTGGGGTTCATGTTTCTGTGAGGGATTTGTGGCAG CACAAGGTAGTAACTGGAGATGCAGTGTCATCATTCAGTGCTCGAGTTGATATCCACGACTGTCAACTGTACATTTTTGCTCCATTTACAGTATCCCACTCTGTAGAGTAG